In Mycoplasmopsis californica, one genomic interval encodes:
- a CDS encoding YwaF family protein has protein sequence MINLPEFFRWQSENKSFYFNGASLAVYLIFAILTGISVLLLWTFKRPIYRWFNAKSTHLRIFSTRALKTTIGASIIVFMSLRSLLLIVSNYKNMYEALPFHLCRLLLIVTAFCLLFNKLNFIKYYGSVALIGALVAIVNPSFDFVEPIKPQKIGLDSIYFYDYIFIHCFLILIVAAIFVITPTQLKPIDFLITLILFIAIALLAFGINWLTYEYASSNSWKSNYLYLGKDDINSQANLFGPLSKWPWNLITWICVGLLAHGISMIIWMVQDKIVIDLINGKFSIKIRRSEHWHRFKAKSFVKV, from the coding sequence ATGATCAATCTACCTGAGTTCTTTCGTTGGCAATCTGAAAATAAAAGTTTTTATTTTAATGGAGCCAGCCTTGCTGTATATCTAATTTTCGCAATCTTAACCGGCATATCCGTTTTGTTGCTTTGAACCTTCAAAAGACCTATTTATCGTTGATTTAATGCTAAATCAACACATCTTAGAATATTTTCAACACGAGCTTTAAAAACTACTATTGGCGCTTCAATAATTGTTTTTATGAGTTTAAGAAGTTTATTGCTCATAGTGTCTAACTATAAAAATATGTATGAAGCATTACCGTTTCATTTGTGCAGATTATTATTAATTGTTACCGCTTTTTGCTTGCTTTTTAATAAACTTAATTTCATTAAATATTATGGATCTGTTGCCTTAATTGGTGCTCTTGTTGCAATCGTCAATCCAAGTTTTGATTTTGTTGAACCGATTAAACCACAAAAAATAGGACTTGATTCAATATATTTTTATGATTATATATTTATCCATTGCTTCTTAATTTTAATTGTCGCCGCAATTTTTGTTATCACACCGACACAATTGAAACCTATTGACTTTTTAATCACGCTAATTCTTTTCATAGCAATCGCACTATTAGCATTTGGAATTAATTGATTAACCTATGAATATGCTAGTTCAAATAGCTGAAAAAGTAATTACTTATATCTGGGTAAAGACGACATTAACTCACAAGCAAACTTATTCGGACCATTATCAAAATGACCTTGAAATTTAATTACTTGAATTTGTGTTGGATTGCTCGCTCACGGAATTTCTATGATAATTTGAATGGTGCAGGATAAAATAGTAATAGATTTAATTAATGGGAAATTCAGTATAAAAATTAGACGATCTGAACATTGACATAGATTTAAGGCAAAATCATTTGTAAAAGTTTAG